One segment of Fimbriiglobus ruber DNA contains the following:
- a CDS encoding FG-GAP-like repeat-containing protein: protein MIQRVGRGQHKQNRSPSMTVLQLEDRSVPATFTAGSIQGQDGWTGGTAAISTNVVQTVDQSGANAFSGTGAWLVSNSTANGGYNGNFVGWPFSPGLSVTAGDPSSGAGADTFTATLYFKSASSAADGSNIEVDLGSAAGDDRTNFLALTNEDDANGGLQIRAAEPMTDGTTNFYPTVSIATDITRATYHRLDVTANYADGTDNDTFTVSLDGKVLTNPRTGGTTFGTFEAYEAAASPPASPPNYEQTSRLLFRSGTAPSGFDALTSPGEFSDTGAQGFYFDNVSYRDYNQSDPSATLASYAATFETQPAVTYANPAWSSLATGDPITDADPLTAGDQPATYGVNAFATITDAVTAVAAGGTVIANAGTYAENVTINKPLTLEGQSSTNTVIEPGLTSSYNTDNVVTVLANNVTVEGFTIQGSITGTPPVGQSSGFTLSSGTTVYAAAGISNSADVTSTATDISGLTVQNNVIKDFTQFGVDGDTSSGAVSTGNTIANNVIQDIPENNPGSGFYGQGVVVADNFYAAITGNTITNVRTGIQTDNNYTSAGAFAPSISNNIVSATVKGIYLNLQYSAASPFAITGNTITQADGTVSPAYNVGLLVQSIYNGVTTNIQGNNVSGFLYGVEFAGNSATTPVEVQGGTLSGNTYGVWATNNDYFYPANFNTTAALSGVAITDSKTAAIWVDSTSQSMAGTSDTTDTVSLAVGGGTTVTGGPTGLLIAGSLSNITGNALGTVSFAGVSGDDITLAAGALVGQTLDATAATYDGVVGTAATPTQGYAIADKVTDYIDNPALGFVRITPATVYVTPKSESTTAGAVQRGVTAAANNDTVDVAAGTYAENVTINKPLTLEGESSANTVIEPGLTSSYNTDNVVTVLANDVTVEGFTIQGSITGTPPVGQSSGFTLSSGTTVYAAAGISNSADVTSTATDISGLTVQNNVIKDFTQFGVDGDTSSGAVSTGNTIANNVIQDIPENNPGSGFYGQGVVVADNFYAAITGNTITNVRTGIQTDNNYTSAGAFAPSISNNIVSATVKGIYLNLQYSAASPFAITGNTITQADGTVSPAYNVGLLVQSIYNGVTTNIQGNNVSGFLYGVEFAGNSATTPVEVQGGTLSGNTYGVWATNNDYFYPANFNTTAALSGVAITDSKTAAIWVDSTSQSMAGTSDTTDSVSLAVGGGTSVTGGPTGLLIAGGLSNITGNALGTVSFAGVTGDDITLAAGALAGQTLDATGVTFNGTTGSTATPAQDYAIADKITDFIDDPTLGFVQITPATVYVTPKSEATTAGAIPRAVTVASAGDTIDVAAGTYTGNIDLSKNVSVRIDGPSSLTGAISGTTGSITDTLGAVSLGDGSAAGVATSSTLDVNGQTVTLLDSDGADLDGETDLVGGTLVSANGINVGGTLAGPGTVGAATIQAGGNVEPGGSGTGILNTGNIAFAAGATLTPTLKGTTAGTTYDQVNTTGTVDLGGATLNLNLAFTPAAGDTFTIVNNDGTDPVVGTFAGLPEGSVFKVGSQFFQISYKGGDGNDVTLKAVPSSVLISAPSAAFANDTSTITYTVTYADPNFASSTLSSGDVTLNTTGTAAVGSVVVSGTGATRTVTLSNITGDGAVGISLPAGTGTDTSSNPEPGAGPSATFTADSTAPTVAIGAPSAAFANGTSTVTYTITYTDTNFADSTLTPGDVTLNATGDANATISIDSGTGATRTVTLTHVTGTGTLGISLLADTAVDSAGNEAPAAGPSGTFTADTTNPTVVIGAPSAATANAGSTITYTITYSDTNFDQSTLTAADVTLNTTGTASATVTVDGGAGATRTVTLTHITGDGTLGISLAAGTAHDLAGNEAPVAGPSGTFTVDTTAPTVAIGAPSAALANAASTVTFTVTYADANFAASTLTAADVTLNTTGTAAGTVSVSGSGTTWTVTVTGITGDGTLGISLAAGTASDTAGNLAPAAGPSATFTVDDTAPTVSISPPSVTVANGSSTVTYTVTYADANFADSTLTAADVTLNATGTASATVSVDSGSGTTRTVTLTHITGDGTLGISLAAGTAHDQLSDPAPAAGPSGTFAVDTTAPTVAIGNPSVAITNGSSTVTYTITYSDANFAASTLTAADVTLNTTGTATATVSVDSGTGTTRTITLSNITGDGTLGISLVAGTASDAAENLAPAAGPSGTFAVDTTAPTVTISSPAVTGAGAAEVVTYTITYADANFADSTLTAADVTLNATGGTTASVAVSGTGTTRTVTLTHITGSGTVGISLVSGTAVDTAGNLAPAAGPSATAAAVPVDANAVGQFAASPDAGGSGIVTVYNADGSVAYTVNPFPGVGAQTGVRAVMAGVTGSATPDVIAGTGPGVRAQVVVVSGTTHAVVMTLNPFEDSFTGGVFVAAADLNGDGHADIVVSPDVGGGGRITVYDGATGQVIANFFGIDDPAFRGGARVSFGDVNGDGVPDLIVSAGTGGGPRVAIFDGRSIGLGKTPTKLVADFFAFEPSLRNGAYVAAGDFNGDGYADLVAGGGPDGAPRVEVLDGASLLSSNGQAPTMVANFFAGDPSLRSGARVAVKNLDGDGSADLVVGLATGTGTQVATYLGKDLTASGTPTAAAELDPFPGFTGGVFVG from the coding sequence ATGATTCAGCGCGTGGGGCGCGGGCAGCACAAGCAAAACCGCTCCCCTTCAATGACCGTTCTCCAACTCGAAGACCGGAGCGTGCCCGCCACGTTCACCGCCGGCTCGATCCAGGGCCAGGACGGGTGGACGGGCGGAACCGCCGCGATCTCGACGAACGTCGTGCAGACCGTCGACCAGTCGGGGGCCAACGCGTTCTCCGGCACCGGGGCGTGGCTGGTGTCCAACAGCACCGCGAACGGCGGGTACAACGGGAACTTCGTCGGGTGGCCGTTTTCCCCCGGCCTATCCGTGACGGCCGGGGACCCGAGTTCCGGGGCCGGGGCGGACACCTTCACCGCGACCCTGTACTTCAAATCCGCCAGCTCCGCCGCGGACGGCTCGAACATCGAGGTCGACCTCGGGTCGGCGGCCGGCGACGACCGGACGAACTTCCTCGCGCTGACGAACGAGGACGACGCGAACGGCGGGCTCCAGATCCGCGCGGCCGAGCCCATGACCGACGGCACGACCAACTTCTACCCCACCGTTTCCATCGCGACCGACATCACCCGCGCGACCTACCACCGGCTCGACGTCACCGCCAACTACGCGGACGGCACGGACAACGACACCTTCACGGTCTCCCTGGACGGGAAGGTGTTGACCAACCCGCGGACGGGCGGCACGACGTTCGGCACGTTCGAAGCCTACGAAGCCGCCGCGTCCCCCCCCGCGTCCCCTCCCAACTACGAGCAGACGAGCCGCCTGCTGTTCCGCTCGGGGACGGCTCCGAGCGGGTTTGATGCCCTCACTTCCCCTGGCGAATTTTCGGACACGGGCGCGCAGGGGTTCTACTTCGACAACGTCAGCTACCGCGATTACAACCAGAGCGACCCCTCGGCGACGCTGGCGTCCTACGCGGCGACCTTCGAGACCCAGCCGGCCGTCACGTACGCCAACCCGGCCTGGTCGTCGCTCGCGACCGGCGACCCGATCACCGACGCCGACCCGCTGACCGCCGGGGACCAACCAGCCACGTACGGCGTGAACGCCTTCGCCACCATCACCGACGCCGTGACCGCGGTCGCGGCCGGCGGGACGGTGATCGCCAACGCGGGCACGTACGCCGAGAACGTGACCATCAACAAGCCGCTCACCCTGGAGGGGCAGAGTAGCACCAACACGGTCATCGAACCCGGCCTGACGTCGAGTTACAACACCGACAACGTCGTCACCGTCCTGGCGAATAACGTCACCGTCGAAGGGTTCACGATCCAGGGGTCGATCACGGGCACCCCCCCGGTCGGCCAGAGTAGCGGGTTCACCCTGAGCTCGGGGACGACCGTCTACGCCGCGGCCGGGATCAGCAACTCCGCCGATGTCACCTCGACCGCGACCGACATTTCCGGGCTGACCGTTCAGAACAACGTGATCAAGGATTTCACCCAGTTCGGCGTGGACGGGGATACCAGCAGCGGGGCGGTGTCGACCGGGAACACGATCGCCAACAACGTGATCCAGGACATCCCGGAGAACAACCCCGGCAGCGGTTTCTACGGCCAAGGCGTCGTCGTGGCCGATAATTTCTACGCGGCCATCACCGGGAACACCATCACGAACGTCCGGACCGGCATCCAGACGGACAACAATTACACGTCGGCCGGCGCCTTCGCCCCGTCGATCAGTAACAACATCGTGTCCGCCACCGTGAAGGGGATCTACCTCAACCTCCAGTACAGTGCGGCGTCCCCCTTCGCCATCACCGGCAACACGATCACCCAGGCGGACGGGACCGTCTCGCCGGCCTACAACGTCGGCCTCCTCGTCCAGTCGATTTACAACGGCGTCACGACGAACATCCAGGGGAACAACGTCTCCGGATTCCTGTACGGCGTCGAGTTCGCGGGCAACAGCGCGACGACGCCGGTCGAGGTCCAGGGCGGGACGCTGAGCGGGAACACGTACGGCGTCTGGGCCACGAACAACGACTACTTCTACCCCGCCAACTTTAACACGACCGCCGCCCTGAGCGGCGTCGCGATCACCGACTCCAAGACGGCCGCGATCTGGGTCGACTCGACCAGCCAGAGCATGGCCGGCACGTCCGACACGACCGACACCGTGTCGCTCGCCGTCGGCGGCGGCACGACCGTCACCGGCGGCCCGACCGGGCTCCTGATCGCCGGTAGCCTCTCGAACATCACCGGCAACGCGCTGGGGACTGTGTCGTTCGCGGGCGTCAGCGGGGACGACATCACCCTGGCAGCGGGCGCCCTGGTCGGCCAGACGTTGGACGCGACCGCGGCAACATACGACGGCGTCGTCGGGACCGCGGCCACCCCGACCCAGGGGTACGCGATCGCCGACAAGGTGACCGACTACATCGACAACCCGGCGCTCGGGTTCGTCCGGATCACGCCCGCGACCGTGTACGTCACCCCCAAGAGCGAGTCGACGACCGCCGGGGCGGTCCAGCGGGGCGTGACCGCGGCCGCGAACAACGATACCGTCGACGTCGCGGCCGGAACGTACGCCGAGAATGTGACCATCAACAAACCGCTCACCCTGGAAGGGGAGAGTAGCGCCAACACGGTCATCGAGCCCGGCCTGACGTCGAGTTACAACACCGACAACGTCGTCACCGTCCTGGCGAACGACGTCACCGTCGAAGGGTTCACGATCCAGGGGTCGATCACGGGCACCCCCCCGGTCGGCCAGAGTAGCGGGTTCACCCTGAGCTCGGGGACGACCGTCTACGCCGCGGCCGGGATCAGCAACTCCGCCGATGTCACCTCGACCGCGACCGATATTTCCGGGCTGACCGTTCAGAACAACGTGATCAAGGATTTCACCCAGTTCGGCGTGGACGGGGATACCAGCAGCGGGGCGGTGTCGACCGGGAACACGATCGCCAACAACGTGATCCAGGACATCCCGGAGAACAACCCCGGCAGCGGTTTCTACGGCCAAGGCGTGGTCGTGGCCGACAACTTCTACGCGGCCATCACCGGGAACACCATCACGAACGTCCGGACCGGCATCCAGACGGACAACAATTACACGTCGGCCGGCGCCTTCGCCCCGTCGATCAGTAACAACATCGTGTCCGCCACCGTGAAGGGGATCTACCTCAACCTCCAGTACAGTGCGGCGTCCCCCTTCGCCATCACCGGCAACACGATCACCCAGGCGGACGGGACCGTCTCGCCGGCCTACAACGTCGGCCTCCTCGTCCAGTCGATTTACAACGGCGTCACGACGAACATCCAGGGGAACAACGTCTCCGGATTCCTGTACGGCGTCGAGTTCGCGGGCAACAGCGCGACGACGCCGGTCGAGGTCCAGGGCGGGACGCTGAGCGGGAACACGTACGGCGTCTGGGCCACGAACAACGACTACTTCTACCCCGCCAACTTTAACACGACCGCCGCCCTGAGCGGCGTCGCGATCACCGACTCCAAGACGGCCGCGATCTGGGTCGACTCGACCAGCCAGAGCATGGCCGGCACGTCCGACACGACCGACAGCGTGTCGCTCGCCGTCGGCGGCGGCACGTCCGTCACCGGCGGCCCGACCGGGCTCCTGATCGCCGGCGGCCTCTCGAACATCACCGGCAACGCGCTGGGGACCGTGTCGTTCGCGGGCGTGACGGGGGACGACATCACGCTGGCGGCGGGCGCCCTGGCCGGCCAGACACTGGACGCGACGGGGGTGACGTTCAACGGCACCACCGGGTCCACGGCCACCCCCGCCCAGGATTACGCGATCGCGGACAAGATCACCGACTTCATCGACGACCCCACTCTCGGGTTCGTGCAGATCACGCCCGCGACCGTGTACGTCACCCCGAAGAGCGAAGCGACCACCGCCGGGGCCATCCCGCGGGCGGTCACCGTCGCGTCGGCCGGGGACACGATCGACGTCGCCGCCGGGACGTACACCGGGAACATCGACCTGAGTAAGAACGTGTCGGTCCGGATCGACGGCCCGTCCAGCCTCACCGGGGCGATTTCCGGCACGACCGGCTCGATCACTGACACGCTCGGGGCCGTCTCCCTGGGCGACGGCTCCGCGGCCGGCGTCGCCACGTCGAGCACCCTGGACGTCAACGGGCAGACCGTCACCCTCCTCGACAGCGACGGCGCCGACCTGGACGGGGAGACGGACTTGGTCGGCGGCACGCTGGTCAGCGCGAACGGGATTAACGTCGGGGGGACGCTGGCGGGGCCCGGGACCGTCGGCGCCGCCACCATCCAGGCCGGCGGGAACGTCGAGCCCGGCGGCTCCGGCACGGGTATCCTGAACACCGGCAACATCGCCTTCGCGGCCGGCGCCACCCTGACGCCCACGCTGAAAGGCACGACCGCCGGGACGACCTACGACCAGGTCAACACGACCGGGACCGTGGACCTCGGCGGGGCGACCCTGAACCTGAACCTCGCGTTCACGCCGGCCGCTGGCGACACGTTCACGATCGTGAACAACGACGGCACCGATCCCGTCGTCGGGACGTTCGCCGGGTTGCCCGAAGGCAGTGTCTTCAAAGTGGGCAGCCAGTTCTTTCAGATCAGCTACAAGGGCGGGGACGGGAACGACGTCACCCTGAAAGCCGTCCCCTCGTCGGTGTTGATCAGTGCGCCGTCCGCCGCCTTTGCCAACGACACGAGTACGATCACGTACACGGTCACCTACGCCGACCCGAACTTCGCGTCCAGCACGCTGTCGTCCGGCGACGTGACGCTGAACACGACCGGGACGGCGGCCGTCGGCTCGGTCGTCGTGTCCGGGACCGGGGCGACCCGGACCGTGACCCTCAGCAATATCACCGGGGACGGCGCGGTCGGGATCTCCCTGCCGGCCGGCACCGGCACCGACACGTCCTCGAACCCCGAACCCGGCGCCGGCCCGAGCGCGACGTTCACGGCCGACTCGACCGCCCCGACGGTCGCCATCGGGGCGCCGTCCGCGGCGTTCGCCAACGGGACGAGTACGGTGACGTACACGATCACGTACACGGACACCAACTTCGCCGACAGCACGCTGACGCCGGGCGACGTGACCCTGAACGCGACCGGGGACGCGAACGCCACGATCAGCATCGACAGCGGGACCGGGGCGACCCGGACGGTCACCCTGACGCACGTCACGGGCACCGGCACCCTCGGTATCTCTCTGCTAGCCGACACAGCCGTCGATTCCGCCGGGAACGAGGCCCCGGCGGCCGGCCCGAGCGGGACGTTCACGGCCGACACGACGAACCCGACGGTCGTCATCGGCGCGCCGTCGGCCGCCACCGCCAACGCCGGCAGCACGATCACCTACACGATCACGTACTCGGACACGAACTTCGACCAGAGTACGCTGACGGCAGCCGACGTGACACTGAACACGACCGGGACCGCGAGTGCGACGGTGACCGTCGACGGCGGGGCCGGGGCGACCCGGACGGTCACCCTGACGCACATCACGGGGGACGGCACCCTCGGCATCTCGCTGGCCGCCGGGACGGCCCACGACCTGGCCGGGAACGAGGCCCCGGTGGCCGGTCCGAGTGGGACATTCACGGTCGACACGACGGCCCCGACGGTCGCCATCGGCGCGCCGTCGGCCGCCCTCGCGAACGCCGCGTCGACCGTCACGTTCACCGTGACCTACGCGGACGCGAACTTCGCCGCCAGCACCCTGACGGCGGCCGACGTGACCTTGAACACGACCGGGACGGCGGCCGGGACGGTCAGCGTGTCCGGGAGCGGGACGACGTGGACGGTGACCGTGACGGGCATCACCGGGGACGGCACTCTCGGCATCTCCCTGGCCGCGGGGACGGCTTCCGACACGGCCGGGAACCTGGCCCCGGCGGCCGGCCCGAGCGCGACCTTCACGGTCGACGACACGGCCCCGACCGTCTCGATTAGCCCGCCGTCGGTCACGGTCGCCAACGGGTCGAGTACGGTGACGTATACGGTCACGTACGCGGACGCGAACTTCGCGGACAGCACGCTAACGGCGGCCGACGTGACGCTAAACGCGACGGGCACGGCGAGCGCCACGGTGAGCGTGGACAGCGGGAGCGGGACGACGCGGACGGTGACCCTGACGCACATCACGGGCGACGGCACCCTCGGCATCTCGCTGGCCGCCGGGACGGCTCACGACCAGTTGTCCGACCCGGCCCCGGCGGCCGGTCCGAGCGGGACGTTCGCGGTCGACACGACCGCCCCGACGGTCGCCATCGGCAATCCGTCGGTCGCGATCACCAACGGGTCGAGTACGGTGACGTACACGATCACGTATTCGGACGCGAACTTCGCCGCCAGCACCCTGACGGCGGCCGACGTGACGCTGAATACGACCGGGACGGCGACCGCCACGGTGTCGGTCGACAGCGGGACGGGGACGACCCGGACGATTACCCTCAGCAACATCACGGGTGATGGCACGCTGGGCATCTCCCTGGTCGCCGGAACGGCCTCCGACGCGGCCGAGAACCTGGCCCCGGCGGCCGGCCCGAGCGGGACGTTCGCGGTCGACACGACGGCCCCGACGGTGACCATCAGCAGCCCGGCGGTGACCGGGGCGGGTGCGGCCGAGGTCGTCACGTACACGATCACGTACGCGGATGCGAACTTCGCGGACAGCACGCTGACGGCGGCCGACGTGACCCTGAACGCGACCGGCGGGACGACCGCGTCGGTGGCCGTGTCCGGGACCGGGACGACGCGGACGGTGACGCTCACGCACATCACCGGGTCGGGCACGGTCGGGATCTCGCTGGTATCCGGGACGGCGGTCGACACGGCCGGGAACCTGGCCCCGGCGGCCGGCCCGAGCGCCACGGCGGCGGCGGTGCCGGTGGACGCGAACGCGGTCGGCCAGTTCGCGGCCAGCCCGGACGCGGGCGGTTCGGGGATCGTGACGGTGTACAACGCGGACGGTTCGGTGGCGTACACGGTGAACCCGTTCCCGGGGGTTGGAGCGCAGACGGGCGTGCGGGCGGTGATGGCCGGGGTGACCGGGTCGGCGACACCGGACGTGATCGCCGGGACGGGCCCGGGCGTCCGGGCCCAGGTGGTCGTCGTGAGCGGAACGACCCACGCCGTGGTGATGACGTTGAATCCGTTCGAGGACTCGTTCACGGGCGGCGTGTTCGTGGCGGCGGCCGACCTGAACGGGGACGGGCACGCGGACATCGTGGTGTCGCCGGACGTGGGGGGCGGCGGCCGGATCACGGTGTACGACGGGGCGACGGGCCAGGTGATCGCGAACTTCTTCGGGATCGACGACCCGGCGTTCCGGGGCGGTGCCCGGGTGTCGTTCGGGGACGTGAACGGGGACGGGGTGCCGGACCTGATCGTGTCGGCCGGGACGGGCGGGGGCCCGCGGGTGGCGATCTTCGACGGGCGGAGCATCGGGCTCGGGAAGACGCCGACGAAACTGGTGGCGGACTTCTTCGCGTTCGAGCCGAGCCTGCGGAACGGGGCGTACGTGGCGGCCGGGGACTTCAACGGGGACGGGTACGCCGACCTGGTCGCCGGCGGCGGTCCGGACGGAGCCCCGCGGGTTGAGGTGCTGGACGGAGCGTCGCTGTTGAGTTCGAACGGGCAGGCGCCGACGATGGTGGCCAACTTCTTCGCCGGGGACCCGAGCCTGCGGTCCGGGGCGCGGGTGGCGGTCAAGAACCTGGACGGCGACGGGTCGGCGGACCTGGTGGTCGGGCTGGCGACCGGGACCGGCACCCAGGTCGCGACGTACCTGGGCAAGGACCTAACGGCGAGTGGGACGCCGACGGCGGCGGCCGAACTCGACCCGTTCCCCGGGTTCACCGGCGGCGTGTTCGTCGGGTAA